GCAAGATTTAAAAAAAGCTTGTCGAAAATATGCTCAAAAGTGGATTGATATTCAGCGAGAAGAGTTTAAAAATCTTGGTGTGATGATGAATTGGGATAAGCCATACACTACCATGGATTTTTCTTATGAAGCATCAATTTTACGAGCCTTTAAAGAGTTTTTTGGCCAAGGCTATATTCAAAAAAAATTAAAAACAGTTCCTTGGTGTGCTTCATGCCAGACCGTTTTAGCGAATGCTGAAATCGAGTACGCAGAACGAAAAGACCCATCGATCTATGTTCAATTTCCATTGCCAACATCTGTAACTTCAAATCTTTTTCCAGAGTTTGATGGCAAGCAAGTGAGTTTGCTTGTGTGGACGACAACTCCATGGACGCTTCCATTGAATCGAGCGGTTGTGCTTCGTCCTGGTGCGCAGTACTCACTGGTTGAAATGAGTGGCAAGCTTGTTATTTTGGGTAAAGATTTAGTAGAAAAAGTTGCAGGAATTATTGGTGAGGCAAGCGTAAAAACAATTAAAGCTTTCGCCTCAGAGATTTTAATTGGGCAAAAGGTTAATCATCCATTTATTACAGATCTTCAAGTACCAATCATTGGTGATGGTTTTGTTTCGTTAGAAGATGGAACAGCTTGTGTTCACAGTGCTCCTGGGTGTGGGCCAGAAGATTATGAAGTTGGAATTAAAAATAATTTAGAAATTTATTCACCGATCACTGCTGACGGAAAATATAGCAGTGAAATTAATCCTTTGGAATTAATTGGTATGTCTGTTGCTGATGGGCAGATTTGGGTTATAAAAAAATTAGTAGAAGTCGACAACGTTTTGTTCAAACAATCGATTCGACATTCGTTCCCGCATTGTTGGCGATGTAGAAATGGATTAATTTTTAGAGCGACGAGCCAGTGGTTTTGTGATCTATCTAAACATGATTTAAAAGATCATGCGCTTGAGGCGATACAGTCACTTGAAATGATTCCTCAGAGTGGAAAAAATCGTTTTTCGGCGACACTTGAAGGGCGACTTGAGTGGTGTTTGTCTAGGCAGCGCAGCTGGGGAGTTCCAATTCCAGCGTTAAACTGTTTAGATTGTGGGCATACTTTTACGTCTGTTGAGCTTATCGAAACAGCTGCTCAGGGTGTAGAAAAAGATGGAATAGAATTTTGGGATACGGTTTCTGTTGAGCAACTTGGTGTGAAGGCTTGTGTTTCATGTCTGTCCAACTCGCTGCGTAAAGAATTTGATATTTTAGATGTGTGGTTTGAGTCTGGCGTAAGTCACTTCGCAGTTCTTTTAAAAAATCCATCACAGGCATATCCGGCGGATATGTACCTTGAGGGTAAGGATCAACACAGAGCTTGGTTTCAAAGTTCGCTTTTGACATCGCTTGTTTTAGAAAAATCTGCGTGCATGAAAGAAATTTTAACGCATGGGTTTACGGTTGATGCTCAGGGTAAAAAAATGTCAAAATCTATTGGCAACGTGGTAAGCCCTGGACAGATTATTGATAAAGTTGGCACCGATGGCTTGAGGCTGTGGGTAGCAAGCAGTGATTATGATAGTGATCCTGTGGTTTCTGAATTGCTGCTGAAAAATATTTCTGAAGTGTATCGCAAGGTTAGAAATACGAGCAGATTCTTGCTTTCAAATCTTTATGATTTTGACAATGAAAAAGATGCGGTTAAGACAGAGGATATGTTAGCAATTGATCAATTAGCATTGGTTCGCTTGCATAAGTTTAATATGACTATGCAGGCTGCATATCGCGAGAGAAAAACAACTGCGGTGTTTCATGAGTTGGCAGATTATTGCGCTAAAGATTTAAGTGCTTTTTATTTAGATATTATTAAAGACCGATTGTATGTTGAAAAGGCTGATGGTCGATTAAGACGCAGTGCGCAAACTGTTTGTTATCAGATCTTACATACTATGACAACGATTATGGCGCCGATACTTTCGCTTACAGCAGAACAAATATTTGATTTTTATAAGCGTAAAGAAGATGGTAATACTTCGATTCATTTACAGGATTTTGCAGATACAGTTACATTATTTAATTTTGTTGTGAAATCTTATGGACAACATAATTCGCATAAACGGACTTTGATTGAAAACCATAATGAAGTGGAAAATGAATTTTTGATGATTTGGGAAAAGTTGTCGCAAATTCGTGGCGCTGTTTTAAAATCTCTTGAGATTTTGCGAGGGCAGGGCGTTATCAAACATTCTTTGGATTCTTTTGTGCGACTGCATATAAATTCAAGTTTTGCTGATTTTGAAAAAATAGAAAATTTTTATTTAAATTTGCCAGGCCAAAGCGCGCAGGCCTTTTTTAAGGAATATTTAATTGTTTCACAAGTCGAGCTTGTGCCTGTGATTAAGGTCGCGTCTGGGGTTGAAATTCAAGACCAGGGCGAATCGATGAAAAATTCTTTTGCGGATTCTTCTTTTGTTGAAGCATTGCCTGGACTCTTTATCAATGTTACGAAAGCTTCTGGATTAAAATGTAATCGATGTT
This portion of the Candidatus Dependentiae bacterium genome encodes:
- the ileS gene encoding isoleucine--tRNA ligase, with the protein product MSDETKKNEYSDTLNLPKTDFPIRAQFSISDSIMLQRWNDEKLSEKTFVHNQGKTKFILHDGPPYANGNIHLGHAYNKISKDIITKAERMTGKHVPVIPGWDCHGLPIELKVTQETPGLSSQDLKKACRKYAQKWIDIQREEFKNLGVMMNWDKPYTTMDFSYEASILRAFKEFFGQGYIQKKLKTVPWCASCQTVLANAEIEYAERKDPSIYVQFPLPTSVTSNLFPEFDGKQVSLLVWTTTPWTLPLNRAVVLRPGAQYSLVEMSGKLVILGKDLVEKVAGIIGEASVKTIKAFASEILIGQKVNHPFITDLQVPIIGDGFVSLEDGTACVHSAPGCGPEDYEVGIKNNLEIYSPITADGKYSSEINPLELIGMSVADGQIWVIKKLVEVDNVLFKQSIRHSFPHCWRCRNGLIFRATSQWFCDLSKHDLKDHALEAIQSLEMIPQSGKNRFSATLEGRLEWCLSRQRSWGVPIPALNCLDCGHTFTSVELIETAAQGVEKDGIEFWDTVSVEQLGVKACVSCLSNSLRKEFDILDVWFESGVSHFAVLLKNPSQAYPADMYLEGKDQHRAWFQSSLLTSLVLEKSACMKEILTHGFTVDAQGKKMSKSIGNVVSPGQIIDKVGTDGLRLWVASSDYDSDPVVSELLLKNISEVYRKVRNTSRFLLSNLYDFDNEKDAVKTEDMLAIDQLALVRLHKFNMTMQAAYRERKTTAVFHELADYCAKDLSAFYLDIIKDRLYVEKADGRLRRSAQTVCYQILHTMTTIMAPILSLTAEQIFDFYKRKEDGNTSIHLQDFADTVTLFNFVVKSYGQHNSHKRTLIENHNEVENEFLMIWEKLSQIRGAVLKSLEILRGQGVIKHSLDSFVRLHINSSFADFEKIENFYLNLPGQSAQAFFKEYLIVSQVELVPVIKVASGVEIQDQGESMKNSFADSSFVEALPGLFINVTKASGLKCNRCWQWSDDCVIKNLTDSVVDNSALIESPAVSTSGAALCGRCAAVLDKRPSA